A stretch of the Parabacteroides timonensis genome encodes the following:
- the lipA gene encoding lipoyl synthase, which yields MPEHLRKPDWLKIRLGGNEQFTRTKSIVESHCLHTICTSGKCPNMGECWSRGTATFMIAGEICTRSCRFCNTLTGKPLPLNPLEPANVAESIRLMNLKHAVITSVDRDDLPDMGAQHWVDTIRAIKEVNPETTVEVLIPDFQGRLDLVDRVVAAGPEIISHNMETVRRISPQVRSAAKYDVSLSVLSRIAGQGATAKTGIMVGLGETPDEVCCLMDDVLATGASVLTIGQYLQPSRKNIQVSEYVTPEQFDAYKSIALEKGFRMVESAPLVRSSYHAEKHV from the coding sequence ATGCCAGAACATTTGAGAAAGCCGGATTGGTTGAAGATCCGGCTTGGAGGGAACGAACAGTTCACACGGACTAAAAGTATTGTTGAGTCTCATTGTCTGCACACGATCTGTACAAGCGGCAAATGTCCGAATATGGGAGAGTGTTGGAGTCGTGGTACCGCAACCTTTATGATTGCCGGTGAGATATGTACCCGTTCCTGTCGTTTTTGTAATACACTTACAGGCAAGCCGTTGCCATTGAATCCGCTAGAACCGGCCAACGTGGCAGAAAGCATCCGCCTGATGAATTTGAAACATGCAGTAATAACGTCGGTCGACCGGGATGACTTGCCGGATATGGGAGCCCAGCATTGGGTGGATACTATCCGTGCGATCAAGGAGGTTAATCCGGAAACAACAGTTGAAGTTCTGATCCCTGACTTCCAGGGACGTCTTGATCTGGTGGACAGGGTTGTTGCTGCCGGTCCTGAAATTATTTCACATAATATGGAAACCGTACGGCGTATCAGCCCGCAGGTTCGTAGTGCAGCTAAATATGATGTCAGTTTATCTGTCCTGTCCCGTATAGCCGGACAGGGAGCAACAGCGAAAACAGGTATCATGGTCGGTCTGGGGGAAACTCCGGATGAGGTATGCTGCCTGATGGACGATGTGCTTGCGACAGGGGCTTCCGTATTAACAATTGGACAATATTTACAACCTTCAAGAAAAAATATTCAAGTTTCCGAATACGTCACCCCCGAACAGTTTGATGCTTATAAATCAATTGCTTTAGAGAAAGGTTTCCGGATGGTGGAGAGTGCTCCGCTGGTTCGTTCCTCTTATCACGCCGAAAAGCATGTTTGA
- a CDS encoding NUDIX hydrolase translates to MNKVKKGLDNQAIGLLPLLLFMFLDNYFSYLLSFIIGVTFCFVCIFLYQVLSKDKVYQFLLLPSAMTLVLYSIFLCLKLEPVLFIYSPLITEVLLVVVLAFIGFTRRSVLKKIRTSAHPTYKRTLMRTTLNEFYFIAQLVQNLYTLHLFAILVYSILPDTMQSVHTERFLYRELGVLVGILVILYEQVRLSLMQGSLRKEMWLPVLNEGGKVIGCIARSVSRTLPKKYYHPIVRIAVIHNGMLYLMKRSKDAFVSPDTIDYPFHSYVLFRHSIESTVRESVGELAEQEDVTPRFLIRYTFENEKVKHLVSLYVICLRTEEQLSQCKKAGGKLWTAKQVEENLHSGVFSEYFEQEFSYLQNTILLAENFCCGK, encoded by the coding sequence ATGAACAAAGTTAAGAAAGGATTGGACAACCAAGCCATTGGCTTATTGCCATTGCTGTTGTTTATGTTTTTAGACAATTACTTTTCTTATCTGTTGTCTTTCATCATTGGCGTTACCTTTTGCTTTGTATGTATTTTTCTCTATCAGGTCTTAAGTAAGGATAAGGTATATCAATTCCTGCTGTTGCCTTCGGCAATGACGCTGGTGTTATATTCTATTTTTCTTTGCTTGAAACTCGAGCCGGTCTTGTTTATTTATTCTCCGTTGATTACGGAAGTGTTGTTGGTTGTTGTACTTGCGTTTATCGGTTTTACCCGGCGCTCGGTACTAAAGAAAATACGAACATCAGCTCATCCGACTTATAAACGGACTTTAATGCGGACAACATTGAATGAATTTTATTTCATTGCCCAGCTTGTTCAGAATTTATATACATTGCACCTGTTTGCTATTCTGGTATACAGTATCCTGCCGGATACGATGCAGAGTGTACATACAGAGCGTTTCCTTTACAGGGAACTAGGGGTATTGGTTGGTATACTGGTTATTCTTTATGAACAGGTACGTTTGTCGTTGATGCAAGGTAGCTTACGGAAAGAAATGTGGTTGCCGGTGTTGAATGAAGGAGGAAAGGTGATTGGTTGTATTGCACGTTCGGTAAGCCGCACGTTGCCAAAGAAATACTATCATCCGATCGTCCGGATAGCCGTTATTCATAACGGAATGCTGTATTTGATGAAAAGGAGTAAAGATGCTTTCGTGTCCCCTGATACGATCGATTATCCTTTCCATAGTTATGTGTTATTCAGGCATAGTATTGAAAGTACTGTGCGTGAGTCGGTGGGCGAACTGGCCGAACAGGAGGATGTAACACCTCGTTTCCTGATACGTTATACGTTCGAAAACGAGAAGGTTAAACATTTAGTATCACTTTATGTGATCTGTCTTCGTACGGAAGAGCAACTGAGTCAATGTAAAAAGGCAGGCGGAAAGCTATGGACTGCCAAACAAGTAGAAGAAAACCTGCATTCAGGTGTATTCAGTGAATACTTTGAACAGGAGTTCTCTTATCTTCAGAATACGATATTGCTGGCTGAAAATTTCTGCTGCGGAAAGTAA
- a CDS encoding metallophosphoesterase family protein, with protein sequence MIKVGLLSDTHAWWDDKYAEYFAECDEIWHAGDIGSDGLAARLAALKPFRAVYGNIDGQSLRLEYPEVAHFKVEEVNVMMTHIGGYPGRYNPAIRKELYDTRPNIFIAGHSHILKVAYDKYLNCLYINPGAAGKSGFHQVRTLVRFVIDGKNIKDLEVIELGIR encoded by the coding sequence ATGATTAAAGTTGGACTTCTCTCGGATACTCACGCCTGGTGGGATGATAAATATGCGGAATACTTTGCAGAATGCGATGAAATATGGCATGCAGGAGATATAGGATCGGACGGACTGGCGGCACGATTGGCAGCCCTGAAACCTTTCCGGGCCGTATATGGAAATATAGACGGGCAATCACTCCGGCTGGAATATCCCGAAGTGGCTCATTTCAAGGTAGAAGAAGTAAATGTGATGATGACGCATATAGGCGGCTACCCGGGACGATACAATCCGGCTATCCGCAAAGAATTGTACGACACCCGCCCGAATATCTTCATAGCGGGTCATTCGCACATACTGAAAGTTGCTTATGATAAATATCTTAATTGTTTATATATCAACCCAGGAGCCGCCGGAAAGAGCGGCTTTCACCAGGTCCGTACGCTTGTACGTTTTGTTATTGATGGTAAGAATATTAAAGACTTGGAAGTGATAGAACTCGGTATTCGATAG
- a CDS encoding RNA degradosome polyphosphate kinase — MENSYKYFKRDISWLSFNYRVLLEAEDDTLPVYERIKFLSIYSSNLEEFYEIRVAEHRGVIMKKNFTEESGAEAEEVLTEITNEVNRQQREYYRIFSEKILPELHRQNIYLYQGSEPEPFHEEFVHNFFNEEVFPFLSPVMIQAGDIRTFIRDRRLYLVIRMIKKSKRKPEEGQVPEYHYAMMKIPYAKVPRFIELPKHEGKFYIMFIDDIIRANLANIFPGYIIDSCYSIKISRDADIYLENEKGNIVESIRKKVKKRKIGDLSRFMYDRAMPDDFLSFICDAFGITTDDLVVGGRYLNLQDLAKLPNPKGKELEQQIPSPMRIPYLDEKGSVFRAVKKKDIMLHFPYQSFDYLIRFLMEAAFDPKVDEIKITQYRVAENSAVINTLVSAAQNGKKVTVFVELKARFDEENNMSTAERMEQAGIRIIYSIPGLKVHAKVAVIIRKDSEDGNKRRDFAYLSTGNFNEKTARIYSDMALLTCNDEIITDINKVFAVLEGKMAEPTFRHLLVARFNMVPELKRMIQREIDHVKEGRKGRIVLKMNGLHDQNMINELYRASENGVEIDLIVRGICCLVPDQPYSANIRITRIVDMFLEHSRIWYFYNDGREDVFLTSADWMRRNLNRRIETAFPILVPEIKQEVIDILKIQMRDNVKACLIDEQLHNNFKRDDAPEKVRSQLAIYEYLKNKS, encoded by the coding sequence ATGGAGAATTCATATAAATACTTTAAACGCGACATCAGTTGGCTTTCTTTCAACTACCGTGTTTTGCTGGAGGCAGAGGATGATACACTCCCTGTTTATGAGAGGATCAAGTTCTTGTCTATCTATTCTTCCAACCTGGAAGAATTCTATGAAATACGTGTGGCCGAACACCGCGGAGTGATCATGAAAAAGAACTTCACAGAAGAAAGCGGTGCCGAAGCCGAAGAAGTGTTGACTGAGATAACGAATGAAGTGAACCGCCAGCAACGGGAATATTACCGGATCTTTTCGGAAAAGATATTGCCAGAACTGCATCGACAGAACATTTACCTGTATCAGGGAAGCGAGCCGGAACCTTTCCATGAAGAGTTCGTTCATAACTTCTTTAATGAAGAGGTCTTTCCTTTCCTGTCGCCCGTAATGATACAGGCCGGGGACATCCGTACGTTTATCCGCGACCGCCGTTTATACCTGGTGATCCGTATGATAAAGAAAAGCAAGCGGAAACCGGAAGAGGGGCAGGTTCCTGAATATCATTATGCCATGATGAAGATACCGTATGCCAAGGTTCCCCGTTTTATCGAGTTGCCGAAGCATGAAGGGAAGTTCTATATCATGTTTATCGATGATATCATCCGTGCCAACCTGGCCAACATATTCCCCGGATATATTATCGATAGCTGTTACAGTATCAAGATATCGCGTGATGCCGATATTTACCTCGAGAACGAGAAAGGAAATATCGTGGAGAGTATCCGTAAGAAAGTGAAGAAACGGAAGATCGGCGACCTGAGCCGCTTTATGTACGACAGGGCGATGCCGGACGATTTCCTATCTTTTATCTGTGATGCGTTCGGTATTACTACGGATGATCTGGTGGTAGGCGGTCGTTATCTGAATTTGCAGGACCTGGCCAAGTTGCCTAATCCGAAAGGAAAAGAGTTGGAGCAGCAGATACCTTCCCCTATGCGTATTCCTTATCTGGATGAAAAGGGATCGGTGTTCCGTGCCGTGAAGAAGAAAGATATCATGTTGCATTTCCCTTACCAGTCGTTCGACTACCTGATCCGGTTCCTGATGGAGGCCGCTTTCGATCCGAAGGTAGACGAGATAAAGATCACCCAATACCGGGTGGCGGAAAATTCGGCGGTGATCAATACGCTGGTCAGTGCGGCGCAGAACGGGAAGAAGGTAACGGTCTTTGTAGAGCTGAAAGCACGTTTTGATGAAGAGAACAATATGAGTACCGCCGAACGGATGGAGCAGGCCGGTATACGTATTATATATAGTATCCCCGGTTTGAAGGTACATGCCAAGGTTGCCGTTATCATCCGGAAGGATTCTGAGGATGGGAACAAACGTCGTGACTTTGCTTACCTGAGCACAGGCAATTTCAACGAGAAGACTGCCCGTATCTATTCGGATATGGCTTTGCTGACCTGCAACGACGAGATCATAACCGATATAAACAAAGTCTTTGCCGTATTGGAAGGGAAGATGGCCGAACCGACCTTCCGCCATCTGTTGGTGGCCCGCTTCAATATGGTGCCTGAACTGAAACGTATGATTCAACGTGAAATCGATCACGTAAAGGAGGGACGCAAAGGACGGATCGTTTTGAAGATGAACGGGCTGCATGACCAGAATATGATTAATGAGCTTTATCGGGCCAGCGAGAACGGTGTAGAGATCGATCTGATTGTCCGGGGCATTTGTTGCCTGGTGCCCGATCAACCGTATAGTGCCAATATCCGGATAACCCGTATCGTCGATATGTTTCTGGAGCATTCCCGTATCTGGTATTTCTATAATGATGGCCGGGAAGATGTCTTCCTGACGTCGGCCGACTGGATGCGCCGTAACCTGAACCGCCGTATCGAGACTGCCTTTCCGATACTCGTGCCCGAGATCAAACAGGAAGTCATCGATATCCTGAAGATACAGATGCGCGATAATGTAAAGGCCTGCCTGATCGACGAACAGTTGCATAACAACTTCAAGCGGGATGATGCGCCCGAAAAGGTGCGTTCGCAGCTGGCCATTTATGAGTATCTGAAGAATAAATCGTGA
- a CDS encoding DUF4837 family protein yields the protein MRTQHLFAFCLLGLLTLAGCNTSIVEKRATGLPYEVLVVMDKTDWAGEAGEMVKAQLTSPVPGLPQPEASMRITYSPKETFDGLLRYVRNILIVDIDATKYTQVSLSKSEDEWATGQEVMRLSSPSSEELVTYLTLNEADIVNHFSKIEKERRVAILKKNYSQLAMDKVQEKFNIQLCAPDDMTYFKDTTDFLWVSNNAKTGRIDLLVYSFPYTDANTFTEDYLVAKRDSVLKVNLPGAFLNSYMATETRVDLSYEPITLNNQYCGVLRGLWKMVGDKMGGPFVSHAFLDERTQRIVVTEGLVYAPETTKRNLIRRIEAALYTVHIPKPVVAQAY from the coding sequence ATGAGAACACAACATCTATTTGCCTTTTGTCTGTTGGGACTCCTTACATTGGCTGGTTGTAATACCTCGATCGTAGAGAAACGGGCTACCGGGCTACCTTACGAAGTCCTGGTAGTAATGGATAAAACAGACTGGGCCGGTGAGGCTGGAGAAATGGTGAAGGCCCAGTTAACCTCACCGGTTCCCGGACTTCCCCAGCCGGAAGCCTCTATGCGTATAACCTACTCCCCGAAAGAAACTTTCGATGGTTTGCTGCGATATGTGCGTAACATCCTGATCGTCGATATCGATGCGACGAAATATACCCAGGTATCTTTGAGTAAAAGCGAAGACGAATGGGCGACAGGGCAGGAGGTAATGAGGCTCAGTTCCCCTTCATCCGAAGAGCTGGTCACTTACCTAACTCTGAACGAAGCCGATATAGTCAATCATTTTTCGAAGATAGAGAAAGAGCGGCGTGTGGCAATCCTGAAGAAAAATTACAGCCAACTGGCCATGGATAAAGTACAGGAAAAGTTCAATATTCAGCTTTGTGCACCGGACGATATGACCTACTTTAAAGACACAACCGACTTTCTCTGGGTCTCCAATAATGCCAAGACAGGACGCATAGACCTGTTGGTCTATTCTTTTCCGTACACAGATGCGAATACATTCACGGAAGACTATCTGGTAGCCAAACGCGATTCTGTCCTGAAAGTGAACCTTCCCGGCGCTTTCCTCAATTCATATATGGCGACGGAAACACGTGTCGACCTGTCTTATGAACCGATCACTTTGAATAACCAGTATTGCGGCGTATTGCGCGGTTTGTGGAAGATGGTGGGCGATAAGATGGGAGGGCCGTTTGTCAGCCACGCCTTTCTGGATGAGAGGACTCAGCGCATCGTCGTAACGGAAGGCCTTGTTTATGCTCCGGAGACAACGAAGCGGAATTTGATACGTAGGATTGAAGCGGCTCTCTATACGGTGCATATTCCTAAACCGGTAGTAGCCCAGGCGTATTGA
- a CDS encoding methyltransferase RsmF C-terminal domain-like protein: protein MALPIDFITRTRALLGDEYEKLEAALQADVPVSIRINPKKGTKAPETSRVAWSETGYYLPERLSFTFDPLFHAGAYYVQEASSMFLEQAIRTFVSEPVKCLDLCAAPGGKSTHLLSTLPEGSLLVSNEVIRSRSNILAENITKWGNPNNIVTNNDPEEIGRLTHLFDVIVTDVPCSGEGMFRKDTDSTGEWSVANVNLCASRQRRIIHDIWDALKPGGLLIYSTCTYNTEEDEDNIHYILEELGAEALTIPVKEEWQITGALRYDHPVYRFFPHKTQGEGFFLAALRKAPGETNEIRPKSKNKKDKGKASPAVPSQVSNWIEGADKFRFELLNDTIQAIPSAHYETWQLIAAQLRIVSAGIRIGELKGKDILPAHSLALSTALNREAFTSIEISWEDAVKYLKKEVLLLPEETKKGYVLVCYNGFPLGFVKHLGNRANNLYPQEWRIRSGYLPDKVILYPDN, encoded by the coding sequence ATGGCACTTCCTATCGATTTTATCACACGTACCCGTGCCTTGTTAGGCGACGAATATGAGAAACTGGAAGCCGCATTGCAGGCAGATGTTCCCGTAAGTATCCGTATCAACCCTAAGAAAGGGACGAAAGCACCGGAGACTTCACGGGTAGCCTGGAGCGAAACAGGATATTATTTACCCGAACGCTTGTCGTTCACTTTCGACCCGTTGTTCCATGCCGGAGCTTATTACGTGCAGGAAGCCTCTTCCATGTTTCTGGAACAAGCGATCCGCACCTTCGTCAGCGAGCCGGTCAAATGTCTCGACCTATGTGCCGCGCCGGGAGGGAAATCCACCCATCTATTAAGTACCTTACCCGAAGGCAGCCTATTGGTCAGTAACGAAGTGATACGTAGCCGCAGCAATATCCTGGCCGAGAATATCACCAAATGGGGTAACCCGAATAATATCGTGACGAATAACGATCCAGAAGAGATAGGCCGTCTCACCCATTTGTTTGACGTGATCGTCACCGATGTACCCTGTTCCGGTGAAGGCATGTTCCGCAAAGACACCGACAGCACCGGCGAGTGGAGCGTGGCAAACGTCAACCTTTGTGCTTCACGCCAACGGCGTATCATCCATGATATATGGGACGCGCTTAAACCGGGCGGCCTATTGATATACAGCACCTGCACATACAATACGGAAGAAGACGAGGACAACATACATTATATATTGGAAGAACTGGGGGCCGAAGCCCTGACCATTCCTGTTAAAGAAGAATGGCAGATCACAGGCGCACTGCGTTACGATCATCCGGTCTACCGCTTTTTCCCGCATAAGACCCAAGGGGAAGGTTTCTTCCTTGCCGCTCTACGCAAAGCACCCGGTGAAACGAATGAGATCCGTCCTAAAAGTAAAAACAAGAAAGACAAAGGGAAAGCCTCACCAGCCGTCCCTTCTCAGGTAAGTAATTGGATAGAGGGAGCAGACAAGTTCCGCTTCGAACTGCTCAACGACACCATACAGGCTATTCCATCGGCTCATTATGAAACCTGGCAACTGATTGCTGCTCAGCTCCGGATCGTCAGTGCCGGAATACGCATCGGCGAGCTGAAAGGGAAAGACATCCTGCCTGCCCATTCGCTGGCATTAAGTACGGCGTTGAACAGGGAGGCCTTCACCTCCATTGAAATCAGTTGGGAAGATGCTGTCAAATACCTGAAAAAAGAGGTTTTGCTCCTGCCTGAAGAGACGAAGAAAGGTTATGTATTGGTTTGTTACAACGGTTTCCCGCTGGGGTTTGTCAAGCACCTCGGCAACCGTGCCAACAACCTGTATCCCCAGGAATGGCGTATCCGTAGCGGTTACCTGCCGGACAAGGTTATTTTATATCCCGACAACTAA
- a CDS encoding SAM-dependent methyltransferase translates to MQASLFLIPVTLGDTEHRRVLPEYNREIILQIKHFIVENIRTARRFLKKTEPSIVIDDLTFYELNKHTSPEDVAGYLAPLTKGEHVGVISEAGCPAVADPGADVVAIAQRKNYPVVPLVGPSSILMSVMASGFNGQSFAFHGYLPIDASERTNTIKKLEGRIYSENQTQLFIETPYRNNKLAEELIRTCRPSTKLCIASDITCEDEYIHTRPVKDWAGKVPDLSKKPTIFLIYK, encoded by the coding sequence ATGCAAGCATCGCTTTTCCTTATACCGGTTACATTGGGGGATACCGAGCATCGCCGGGTTCTTCCTGAATATAACCGTGAGATCATTCTTCAGATAAAACATTTTATTGTAGAAAATATACGTACTGCCCGTCGTTTCCTGAAAAAGACGGAGCCGTCTATCGTTATCGACGACCTGACTTTTTATGAACTGAACAAGCATACCTCACCGGAAGACGTAGCGGGTTATCTGGCTCCGTTGACGAAAGGAGAGCATGTAGGCGTTATCTCTGAAGCGGGATGTCCGGCGGTGGCCGATCCGGGGGCGGATGTCGTGGCTATTGCTCAACGGAAGAACTATCCGGTCGTGCCGTTGGTGGGGCCGTCTTCCATCCTGATGTCAGTCATGGCTTCCGGTTTCAACGGACAGAGTTTTGCCTTCCATGGTTATCTGCCTATTGATGCGTCGGAGCGCACCAATACGATCAAGAAGCTGGAAGGACGTATCTATTCGGAAAACCAAACACAGCTTTTTATTGAAACGCCTTATCGCAACAATAAACTGGCTGAGGAGCTGATCCGTACTTGCCGCCCGTCGACCAAGCTATGTATTGCTTCGGATATTACTTGTGAAGATGAATATATCCATACCCGCCCTGTAAAGGATTGGGCAGGAAAAGTGCCCGACCTGAGTAAGAAACCGACTATTTTCCTAATCTATAAATAA
- a CDS encoding acyltransferase, which yields MATYQAHETAVIDPGCTIGDDTRIWHFSHVMSGCTIGERCNIGQNVVISPEVVLGNNVKVQNNVSVYTGVTCEDDVFLGPSCVFTNVTNPRSAINRKDQYMKTHVGKGATIGANATIVCGHNIGAYALIGAGAVVTKEIPPYALVVGNPSRQVGWVSEYGHQLHFDGDGFAVCPESGEKYQLKDDEVFRIG from the coding sequence ATGGCGACTTATCAGGCACACGAGACAGCAGTAATCGACCCCGGTTGTACGATTGGCGACGATACCCGTATCTGGCACTTCTCCCATGTCATGTCGGGTTGTACGATTGGTGAACGGTGTAATATCGGACAGAACGTGGTGATATCACCGGAAGTCGTTCTGGGTAATAACGTAAAGGTGCAGAACAACGTTTCTGTTTATACGGGTGTGACTTGTGAGGATGATGTTTTCCTGGGGCCGAGTTGTGTGTTTACAAATGTAACCAATCCCCGGAGTGCAATCAACCGGAAAGACCAGTATATGAAAACACATGTCGGCAAAGGGGCCACGATCGGAGCAAATGCCACGATCGTCTGTGGACATAACATCGGAGCGTATGCCTTGATTGGTGCCGGAGCGGTGGTCACTAAAGAGATTCCGCCTTATGCCCTGGTGGTTGGTAATCCATCCAGACAGGTTGGCTGGGTAAGTGAGTATGGGCATCAGCTGCATTTTGACGGAGATGGCTTTGCTGTCTGTCCGGAAAGCGGGGAGAAATATCAATTGAAAGATGATGAGGTTTTTCGTATCGGGTAA
- a CDS encoding DUF6722 family protein, translated as MKNITTIHRRKMSDTFKLLPKVNRKTRKAVYLEASKYISDLTKLIFGGIILTNILNFNIDKTIIFVSGFIAVIILTAFSFALFLKGKE; from the coding sequence ATGAAAAATATTACAACGATTCATCGACGGAAAATGTCCGATACATTTAAGTTACTTCCGAAAGTAAATAGAAAAACTCGGAAAGCCGTCTATCTGGAAGCTAGCAAATATATCAGCGATCTCACCAAGCTGATATTCGGCGGTATCATTTTAACGAACATATTAAACTTTAATATTGATAAAACAATTATCTTTGTATCAGGATTTATAGCTGTTATTATTCTGACAGCTTTTAGTTTTGCTTTATTTTTAAAAGGAAAGGAGTAA
- the nadC gene encoding carboxylating nicotinate-nucleotide diphosphorylase, producing MDQLIDDLIKLSFAEDIGDGDHTTLCCIPETAMGKSQLIIKEDGVLAGVEMAKRIFHDFDPELKMTIFINDGAEVKKGDIAFTVEGKTQSLLQTERLMLNVMQRMSGIATTTRKYVKALEGTKTRVLDTRKTTPGMRMMEKDAVKIGGGVNHRIGLFDMILLKDNHVDFAGGIEQAITRAQNYLKEKGKNLKIEIEVRNFDELQQAMNVGGIDRIMLDNFNIEDTKKAVEMIGGRFETESSGGITFDTLRDYAECGVDFISVGALTHSVKSLDMSLKAC from the coding sequence ATGGATCAGTTAATTGACGACTTAATTAAATTATCGTTTGCCGAAGATATCGGTGACGGCGATCATACAACTTTATGCTGTATTCCCGAAACAGCCATGGGAAAGAGCCAGCTTATCATTAAAGAAGACGGCGTTCTGGCCGGCGTAGAGATGGCAAAACGTATCTTCCATGACTTCGACCCGGAACTAAAAATGACTATCTTTATTAATGACGGTGCAGAAGTAAAGAAAGGGGACATTGCTTTTACAGTAGAAGGAAAAACACAGTCGCTGTTGCAAACAGAACGCTTGATGCTGAACGTTATGCAACGCATGAGCGGTATTGCTACGACTACCCGTAAATATGTTAAAGCATTGGAAGGCACCAAAACCCGCGTATTGGATACCCGCAAAACAACACCGGGTATGCGTATGATGGAAAAAGATGCTGTTAAGATCGGCGGCGGCGTTAATCACCGTATCGGACTTTTCGATATGATCCTGTTGAAAGATAATCACGTAGACTTTGCCGGTGGCATCGAACAGGCTATTACCCGTGCACAGAACTATCTGAAAGAAAAAGGTAAGAACCTGAAGATAGAGATCGAAGTCCGTAACTTCGACGAACTACAACAAGCCATGAATGTGGGCGGTATCGACCGTATCATGCTCGATAACTTCAATATTGAAGATACAAAGAAGGCAGTCGAAATGATCGGCGGACGCTTCGAGACAGAGTCATCCGGCGGTATCACATTCGATACGCTGCGTGACTATGCAGAATGTGGTGTCGACTTTATCTCTGTCGGAGCACTTACCCATTCGGTTAAGAGTCTCGATATGAGTTTGAAGGCTTGCTAA
- a CDS encoding DUF4783 domain-containing protein, translating into MKRLLLTLALILSFLSVMAADITPISNAFKGGNASSLTGAMDQEVDIALPGSSKKCNGSEAVKMLSTFFGSNKPTGFSVVHHADKKDAGFFVGKLPTASGEYRVNITYRADGDKAIIQSIRIE; encoded by the coding sequence ATGAAACGATTATTACTTACATTGGCATTGATACTCTCATTTTTGAGCGTCATGGCGGCCGATATTACTCCTATATCAAATGCTTTCAAAGGTGGAAATGCCTCTTCATTAACAGGAGCGATGGATCAAGAAGTAGACATAGCCCTACCCGGCTCTTCCAAGAAATGCAATGGAAGCGAAGCTGTTAAGATGCTTTCTACGTTCTTTGGTAGCAATAAACCTACAGGTTTTTCCGTAGTTCATCACGCAGATAAAAAAGATGCCGGTTTCTTTGTCGGTAAACTTCCGACAGCCTCCGGTGAATATCGTGTGAACATCACTTACCGTGCCGACGGCGACAAAGCGATTATACAATCAATCAGAATAGAATAA
- the rlmH gene encoding 23S rRNA (pseudouridine(1915)-N(3))-methyltransferase RlmH: protein MKIALVVIGKTDAGYFVEAINEYKNRLVHYIPFEMEVIPDIKNVKNLSESQQKEKEGELILKALQAGDQLVLLDDKGKEFTSMQFSAYIERKMHTVSKRLVFVVGGPYGFSEAVYKAASEKISLSKMTFSHQMIRLIFVEQVYRAMTILNNEPYHHE, encoded by the coding sequence ATGAAAATTGCACTGGTCGTAATAGGTAAAACGGATGCCGGCTATTTTGTGGAGGCAATCAATGAATACAAAAACCGTTTAGTCCATTACATCCCATTTGAGATGGAGGTTATTCCGGATATAAAGAACGTAAAGAATTTGTCGGAATCACAGCAAAAAGAAAAGGAAGGAGAACTGATTTTAAAGGCGTTACAGGCTGGCGATCAGTTGGTTTTACTGGATGATAAGGGTAAAGAGTTTACTTCGATGCAATTCTCTGCTTATATTGAAAGGAAGATGCATACGGTTTCGAAGCGCCTGGTCTTTGTTGTCGGCGGCCCTTATGGATTCAGTGAGGCTGTTTATAAAGCTGCTTCAGAAAAGATCTCATTAAGCAAAATGACCTTTTCGCATCAGATGATCCGTTTAATCTTTGTAGAACAGGTTTACCGGGCAATGACAATCTTGAATAATGAGCCTTATCATCATGAATAG